GCCGAGACCTACGTGGCGGACCGGCATTTCTCGCAGCCGGCCTCAGGCACGCCGAATACCGACCTGGTGCCAGTTGACAGCCTGCGGCCGGTGGTGCCGCCGGTGGCCGGTGATGAGCATTTCCGGGGCAGTTATTCAGACGCGGGCCATCCTTCGGCCAAGGGTCTAAAGATTACCCAGAACAGCTATCAGGTTGCGAGTTCAGGGTACGATGACTTTGTCGTGGTTGTAACCGACATTGCCAACAACGGCAGTTCGGCAATGAACGGGTTGTATGCTGGTGTGTTTGCGGACTTTGACGTCGGTTCGACGCCGACCGCGAACGTGTGTTCTTCAGACGTTTCACGGCGGTTCACGTTCATGCGACAGAGCTCGAGTGCGAATCCGTGTGTTGGCGTGAAGATACTGGCGCCGACGTCGTATGCGAATCTGGCCGCGGTTGACCATGCGCGGTACGTGTATCCGGATTCGGCAATGACCGACGGGATGAAGTGGCGGTTCTTGAATGGTACCGTGGTGCAACCGAACTCGAACCGGGCATATGACTGGTCGGTGTGCGTGTCGGTTGGGCCGTTCGATCTGCCAGTGGGAGCGAGTCAACGGTTTGCGTTCGCGTTCTGCGGCGGTGCCGATGGTGCCCAGGCCCGGGCCCATGCGGATTCGGCCCAGTCGTGGTATGACCGGAACGTCGGCCTTGCCGAAGAGCGCCGACCGAGGCAGGCAAGCGCGGCCCGTCCGCTTTTCCTGTCGCCGAACCCGTTCTCGAATGGTACTTTTGTACACTACTTCACGGCTACGGCCGGAGCGGTGGAACTCACCACGTACGATGCGAGCGGACGCGAGGTCGAGCGAGTCCTGTTTGACGCCGATAAGGGAAGCAGCCGTTACTTCTGGCAGCCGAGGAGTCTCGCACCAGGAATCTACTTCCTGAAAGTCAGGACACCGGAGCGCGAGTCGGTAGCCAAGGTGCTACTGCTCGATTGACCTGGAACCGAACTTCATTGGGGCGCCTTCGGGCGCCCCAATGCTTCAAAGCACCAATGCCAGACCCAGTGCGGCCGCCAAGCCCAGGACCCCGCCGAACCAGAAGGGCGCTCGCGGCCCCCAGAGACCCCAGAGAAGGCCGGCAGCAAGAGACGCAGGCAGAAGTCCGATACCAACCAAAGTAGAGTGAAGGCCAATGAAGGTAGCGCGTTGAGCTTGAGGCGCAATATCGGCGACAAACGCTTTTTCCAGACCTTCGGTCAGGGCGCTATACACTCCGTACAGACCGAAAAGTAGCCAAGGCAGCCACGCATAGTTGCCCGGGCCAAGCACGGCGAACCCGACGTACACGAGTCCGTACACAGCGTAGCCTGCGACAAGAAGCCGTTTGCGTCCAATCGCATCAGCAATTCTACCTGCAGGCCAGGAAAGCAACCCGTAAACGATGTTGTAGAGGAGATAGACCGCTAGGGTGTTGACGATTGTGTAGCCGACTGTCTTCGTGCGCAGAATCAGGAATTGATTTGATGAGTTACCAAGCGCAAATAGCCCCACCACAAGGAAGAACCAGCGCAGCCGGACTGGAAGATCGCGAAAGCTTAGTCGTACTGATCGGGTGCCGGTCGGACCGCTCCGGGTCTCACGCACCAGGAAAAGCACTGCTACGCCGAGCGCTTGCGGTACCAAAGCAAGAAGAAATACCGGCAGAAAATCGGCTCGTTGCGGGACGAGCGGGAAACGTGATACGAGCAAGATGGCAACAGCAACACCGGCAGCCGCACCGATGGTGTCCATGGCACGGTGCAGACCGAACGCGGCACCGCGTTGACCCGCCCGGGTTGAGTCGGCAATGATTGCATCACGCGGAGCAGTGCGGATTCCCTTTCCGACTCGGTCAGCTAGACGACCGGCAAACACCATGCCCCAGCCCTGAGCTAGATAGAACAGAACCTTGCCTAAGGTCGAACCGGCATATCCAAGAATCGCCAGCGGCTTGCGCCGACCTGCCCGGTCTGACACCTGACCGGAGAACACCTTGAGCAACGACGCGGTGCTCTCACTGAATCCCTCAATGAGTCCGAGTGCGGACCACGGACTGCCGGTCAGGGTTGTGAGAAACAAAGGAATGAGAGGGTAAACCATCTCGGTCGAGAGGTCGGTCAGAAAACTTGTAATGCCTGTGATGATGACGTTGAACATCGCCGAGCGAGTATAGAACGACCGGCAGTTCCGTCAAGGAGGGTAGAATGCGCCAGTTTCATTCCCACTTCGCCGCTTGACACCATGGACGCTCCCAATATACTGACGCTCCGGTTATCCCTGCAATAGCCGGGCAAGCTAGGCCGTAACCGAATACATAACCACGCTGCAGACGCACGTGGCCGATACATAAGGAGGAAACCGTTATGGCGCAGACTGAGCTGTTCCACCCGCCCAAGGAGCTGGTGGAGAACTCAAACGTAATGGCCTTCATGAAGAAGCACGGCATCAAGGACTACGATGACCTGCTCAAGCGGGCCGAGAATCAGGAATGGTACTGGGCCGAGGTGGCCAAGGAACTGGAGTGGTTCAAGCCTTGGGACAGGGTTCTGGACGACTCAAATGCTCCTTTCTTCAGGTGGTTCATCGGCGGCAAGTTCAACATCACCGTAAACTGCCTAGACCGGCATATGAAGACCAAGGCCAAGGACAAGGTCGCCTACATATACGAACCTGAGCCTCTTGACCAGAAGGTTGAACGTTGGACCTATGCTCAATTGTACCGGGAGGTGAACAAGCTGGCTAACGCGCTGAAGAAGCTCGGCATCAGGAAGGGCGACCGAATCACCATCTTCATGCCGATGATTCCACAGCTACCAATCGCAATGCTTGCTTGCGCTCGAATCGGCGCAGTTCACTCTGTGGTGTTCTCCGGTTTTTCGGCTGGCTCGCTGCGCGACCGCATCCAGGACGCCGAAGCTAAGGTGCTCATTACCGCCGACGGTGGGTACCGACGTGGCAAGTTGGTCACGCTCAAAGCCAATGCCGACCCAGCCTTGGCTGAGTGTCCCTCAATCCAGCATTGTATTGTGTTCAAGCGGGCGGGCAACGAAGTCCAGATGAAGCCGGGACGTGACCTTTGGTGGCACGAGATCACCGCCCACGAATCTGACGAATGCCTGCCCGAACAACTGGACGCAGAGGATATGCTGTACACTCTGTACACATCCGGAACTACGGGTAAGCCCAAGGGCATCGTCCACGTTCATGGAGGATATGCGGTCGGTACCTACTCAACGCTGAAATTTGTCTTTGATATCAAGCCAGCTGATATCTACTGGTGCGCGGCGGACATCGGCTGGGTCACCGGTCACTCCTACATTGTTTATGCACCCCTGATGAATGGTGCGACGTCAGTTCTGTACGAAGGCGCACCCGATTTTCCGGCTCCGGACCGCTGGTGGTCCATCATCGAACGCGAGAAGGTGACGATTCTCTACACTTCGCCTACCGCAATCCGGATGTTCATGCGCTTCGGTGAGGAGTTCCCAAGAAAGCACAATCTGACTTCGCTCCGACTTCTGGGTTCGGTTGGTGAACCCATCAACCCCGAGGCCTGGCGATGGTACCGGGAACACATCGGCGGCGGTAAGCTGCAGATTATGGACACTTGGTGGCAAACCGAGACCGGCACATTCATGATCTCGCCACTGCCGATAACACCTTTGAAGCCCGGTTCAGCTACCAAACCTCTACCCGGCATCCTTGCCGACGTATTCGACCAAAACGGCAAGCCGGTGAGACCGAACGAGAACGGTTTCGCAGTACTACTAAGGCCGTGGCCTGCGATGCTGCGCACCCTGTACAAGGACCCTGAGCGTTACAAGCAGGCATACTGGTCACGCTTCCCTGGTGTTTACCTGACTGGTGACTCATGCACCAAGGACGAGGATGGTTACTTCTGGTTCCGGGGCCGGGCCGACGAAGTGTTGAACGTCGCCGGACACCGGCTCGGCACCGCCGAAGTCGAATCTGCCCTGGTTGCGCATCCCGCGGTTGCTGAGGCCGCGGTCATCGGTGTACCGCATGAAGTCAAGGGCGATGTCCCCAAGGCTTATGTCACCCTCAAAGTGGGCTTCGAGAAAACAGAGGCACTCAAGAAGGAGCTGATTGACTGGGTTGGCAAAGAAATCGGCGCCATTGCCAAACCGGACTCAATTGAGTTCCGGGACAAGCTGCCCAAGACTCGTTCCGGCAAGATAATGCGCCGGCTGCTTAAGGCCGAAGCCTTGGGCAAAGAAGTCGGCGACATCTCGACCTTAGACGAGTAGGAGCTAAAGCATACGGCCGGCGGCTCTCGGCTGAAGAGACAGCAGGCACGCAGCGCTACGCGTTCCTGGTGTCTTCAACGAACCGCGGATGCATTTTTGAGGAGGTAACTGACGATGGGTGAACCTAGAACCTACAACCGTTGGTTGATTGTTGTCGGCGCCATACTTGTTCAAGTCTGTCTTGGCGCCATCTATGCGTGGAGCGTGTTCCGCAAACCCCTTGAAGCCGAACTGAACATTTCACCTACCCAGGCATCACTTCCCTTCTCGGTCGTACTCATCTTCTTCGCTCTGGCGACCGTTGCCGGCGGCCGGCTTCAAGACCGGTTCGGACCCAAGGTCGTAGCGATTATCGGCGGAATTCTCCTTGCGGCAGGGATGATTCTGGCAAGCCTCGCCCGCGGTATCAGCATGCTGGTGGCCGGGTACGGTATCGTCTCCGGCATCGGCATCGGCTTTGCCTACGTCTGTCCTATCGCCGCAGGTGTCAAGTGGTTTCCGGACAAGCGTGGGCTGATTACCGGGCTTTCGGTTGCCGGGTTCGGAGCCGGTGCGTTCTTCGTCGCGCCCCTAGCTGCTGGACTCATCGCCGGTACGCCCTACAACCTTCTTGGAGCCAGCCTATTCGACCTACCGCGTCTGGGTGTGTTTCCTACCTTCCGGTGGCTCGGACTCGCATATCTGGTCCTTGTGGTGCTCGGCGGTCTGCTTCTGCGCAACCCGGAGCCAGGCTACCGGCCAGCCGGCTGGAACCCACCCGCCCCAAGACCTGGGCAGGCGGCACACGCAGACTTCACATCAGGACAGATGCTTTCTACCTGGCAGTTCTGGGCCATCTGGCTGATGTACTTCGCTGGCTGCGCCGCGGGTCTGATGATGATTGGCCAGACCTCGCCAATCGCCCAAGAGCTGGCCAGGTTCGACAAATCGGTTGCGGCCATCGGGGTGTCGGTTCTTGCCATCTTCAACACCCTGGGTCGCATCTTCTGGGGCCGCATCTCCGACTCCATCGGACGCTCCCGAACCCTGTTCTTGATGTACCTCATTAATGCGGTTGCGGTGTTCGGCTACTTTCTCATTCCGGTCGCGCCGGTGGTATTCTGGTTCGCCATCGCACTGGTCGGCGCAACCTTTGGCGGATACCTTGCCATCTACCCGGCGGTCAATGCCGATTACTACGGCACAAAGTATGCCGGAGTCAACTACGGCCTCATCTTCACGGCGTACGGCGTCGGCGGACTTCTGTCAAACATCTTTGCCCCGCGGGTCAAGGAACTGACCGGCAACTACAATTTTGCATTCATTCTCACCGGAGTACTGTGTGCCGCGGCCGCGGTCGCGAGCTTCTTGCTTCGGGCTCCAACAAAGAGAAACAGCAAATAGAAAGGAACTGACGTGAAAAGGTTGTCCCAGTCTGAAATAGACCAACTTGTTGCCAGAGCCAAGAAACCATCAGAGGACGCGATGAAGTTGCACCCGTTCTACCGGGGCAAGTACCAGACCGTACCCAAGTGCTGTATCCGTAACTTTGACGACTTCGCCATCTGGTATACACCGGGCGTTGCCGCACCCTGCAAGGACATCTATGCACATCCCGAGATGTCTTTCCAGCATACCAACCGAGCCAACACAATCTGCGTACTGACCGATGGCACGCGGGTACTTGGTCTGGGCGACATCGGGCCTGAGGCCTCAATGCCGGTAATGGAAGGCAAGGCACTGCTCTTCAAGTACCTCGGCGGCGTTGACGCGGTGCCGATTGCGCTACGTACCAAGGACTCAGACGAATTCATCCGTACTGCTAAGCTCCTGGAACCATCGTTCGGCGGCTTCAATCTCGAGGACATCGCCCAACCCAAATGCTTCCGCATCCTGGACACGCTCCGAGCGGAGATGAACGTGCCTGTCTGGCACGACGACCAGCAGGGCACAGCCGCGGTCACCTATGCCGGACTCGTGAACGCCTTGAAGTTCGTCGGCAAGGACATCGGCAAGGTGAAGGTAGCAATGCTTGGAGCCGGAGCTTCGAACATTGCCATATCGCGCGTGTGCATCAAAGGCGGCGTCAATCCGGGAAATATCATTATGTGCGACTCAAAAGGCACGCTGCACAAGGGGCGTACCGAGCTTCAGACCGAATTCAAGGAAAAGTGGCATATGTGCCAGATTTCCAACAAATGGGACGTGCGAGGTACCATTGCCGATGCCATGAAAGATGCAGACGTACTTATAGCACTTTCCACACCCGGCCCCGGCGTGGTAAAACCAGAATGGATAAAGTCCATGGCCAAAGATGCAATCGTGTTCGTCTGCGCCAACCCGATTCCAGAAATCTGGCCGTGGGAGGCGATCGAAGCTGGAGCACGGGTGGTTGCGACCGGTCGCTCAGACTTCCCAAACCAGGTAAACAATTCCCTCGGATTTCCCGGTATCTTCCGTGGTGCGCTGGATGTGAACGCCCGTACCATCACCGACGAAATGTGTATCGCCGCTGCGCTCGAACTTGCTAAGGTGGCCGAGGACCGCGGTCTGCGCGAGGACTATCTCGTACCGACGATGGACGATTGGGAGGTATTCCCGCGTGAAGCGGTGGCGGTCGGAATGAAGGCAATCGAACAGGGCGTGGCACGCATCAAGCTGACTCGTGATGAACTGATGGAGAAGGCAACGACCACAATCAAGCAGGCCCGCGAGCTGACCCAGTGGATGATGAAAGAAGGCTTCATTCCTGAACCACCCAGAGCCTAGCTTCTCGGAACCTGTAAGGCGGGCGGCCAAGGAGGGGCCGCCCGCCGCTGATTCAAGAACTCATCTGCTACCGACCTTCTGACTGGTGCCGGACTGGAACTACCAAGACCTAGCGGTTCTCTGCATCGCGTCTCACATCGAGTTCGACAGCATGCTTGATTCTGAATGTACGGAATCTATACTCTGAACATGAGCGTGGCTGAGAACCTACGTCTGCTGGAACAGCGTATCAGAGCAGCCTGCAACCGGGCGGCACGCAACCGCAGGGACGTCACTTTGGTCGCAGTGGCCAAGACACGCACCGCAGACGAGGTAACCGAAGCAATCCAGGCCGGTGTCACTGACATTGGCGAGAACCGAGTTCAGGAGGCAGCCGCGAAAAAGCCACTGGTACGCCTTTCGGCAAATTGGCACCTTATCGGTCATCTGCAGACAAACAAGGTGAGAAAGGCTCTGGAGTTGTTCTCCGTCATCCAAAGCGTGGACTCAGCTCACCTTGCCTACGAACTTAATCGCCGCTGCGAGCAGCAGAATAGACATGTCAGTATATTCATTGAGGTGAATACTTCAAATGAGCCAACCAAGTTCGGTGTTCGGCCTGACGAGCTTGACGGTCTGGTGCAGGAAGTGACAAGACTCGGACGGCTCGAACTGGCCGGGCTGATGACCATCGGCCCGGGCTGGGCAATCGAGGACCCCGAGGCATCCCGCCCCTGCTTTCAACTGCTGCGTCGTCTGCGCGATGAGATGCGCCAGCGTTTCTCGATACCATTGCCTCATCTCTCGATGGGTATGTCTTCGGACTTTGAACAGGGAATAGAAGAAGGCGCGACCATCATTCGGATCGGCACAGCCATATTCGGCCCGAGGCCTGGATGACGGGTCCCAAGTCCCGATGACCGACCAAGGGCCAGCTCGCAAGACCCAATCTTGCGCATCATCGTCCAGCCCACCCACTTTTCCACCATTAACTACTGGCCATCGGGTATTCGACCTTGAAGACTGAACGGTTTGCCGAGCTTGTGGAACAGGCCGTAGCCAGCATTCCGGATTACTTTAGAAAGCGGATTGAGAATGTTCAGATCGACATCATGCCGCAGGCGTCACCTGACCTGGCCCGAAGTCTTGGCCGACACCCGATGCAGCTTCTCGGCGTGTATCAGGGTATTCCGTACAGGCGCCGCGGACCCTGGTATGGCAATGTTGTGCCGGACCGGATTCTCATTTTCCAGGTTCCAATTGAACGCCAGTGCCAAACTGAAGCCGATGTCAGGAGTCTGGTCCGCAAGGTAGTTATTCACGAAGTCGGGCACTATTTCGGTCTTTCGGACGAGGAACTGTTCCGGCTCCAAGCTGAGGCTGAGCGCGCCCCGCAAACCCACGAGGCAGACAAAGCCGGGATGTAGGATACCATCCGACAGCCAGGCGGGGCGCATTTCGCGCCCCGCCTGAAGGAATTTGCAGACCCTGTTTAGTGCTCCAGTATCAGTTTGTGAGTTACCGCCGCATCCTCGGTCTCAAGCCGCACAAGGTAGATACCAGAGGCAAACTGCTTCGCATCCAGCGTCACCGTACCAAGTAGTCCTCTTGGTGTACTGTACAGGTTACGCACCAGACGGCCGGTCGCGTCATACAGATTGACGCTTACCGCCTGGAACCTCGGCACCTGCCACTTGATGGTTGCAACCCCACACACCGGATTCGGGTAGTTCGTGATCCTGAGCGTTGGCTCATGCACTGGTGAGACGCCCTCGGCGACACCAACTCCGCCCTGGCACGAAGCCGAGGTAAAATACTCACCCATCGTCCAGGCGGTCCAAGCACCGGGTTGACCATAGAAACTCCGGCCATTGGAGGTATCATCTGCGCACGAGGACGGGTGACCACCGGTATGAACCGGCCGGACCGAAATGTAGAACTCGCCCGAGTTGAATATAAGGGTCGAGTCGAAGTCAACCGCAACAATCGGACCAGGTGTACCAGGTGCTGCCTCAACCGTGTCGGACTCGTACAAGAGCGTCGAGCCGTCACCCGCATAGACCTTGACCGTGAAACTGGAATCAGGCCACGGGTAGGATGGATGGAGATAGAACTGGTGTCGCATCCGGAAGAGACCTACCGGGTATGTCAGGCCGAAAGTCGCAGGATTGAACTTGGTCGCCCGCTCCCTGCCGCCCCAAGTCAGCCATGTTAGGCGGTTGAAGTTCGCGTACTCAATCCACCTGGCAACACTCAGGTCGTAAGTGATGGTATCATCCGCTGGCCACTGCTCGCCTGCGGCCTCAACCCACGATGTGATACGGTAGTTCCCAGAGGTCTGCGGGATGACCCAGGCCGGGGTGAAATTCATCTGC
This window of the candidate division WOR-3 bacterium genome carries:
- a CDS encoding T9SS type A sorting domain-containing protein, whose translation is AETYVADRHFSQPASGTPNTDLVPVDSLRPVVPPVAGDEHFRGSYSDAGHPSAKGLKITQNSYQVASSGYDDFVVVVTDIANNGSSAMNGLYAGVFADFDVGSTPTANVCSSDVSRRFTFMRQSSSANPCVGVKILAPTSYANLAAVDHARYVYPDSAMTDGMKWRFLNGTVVQPNSNRAYDWSVCVSVGPFDLPVGASQRFAFAFCGGADGAQARAHADSAQSWYDRNVGLAEERRPRQASAARPLFLSPNPFSNGTFVHYFTATAGAVELTTYDASGREVERVLFDADKGSSRYFWQPRSLAPGIYFLKVRTPERESVAKVLLLD
- a CDS encoding MFS transporter, whose translation is MFNVIITGITSFLTDLSTEMVYPLIPLFLTTLTGSPWSALGLIEGFSESTASLLKVFSGQVSDRAGRRKPLAILGYAGSTLGKVLFYLAQGWGMVFAGRLADRVGKGIRTAPRDAIIADSTRAGQRGAAFGLHRAMDTIGAAAGVAVAILLVSRFPLVPQRADFLPVFLLALVPQALGVAVLFLVRETRSGPTGTRSVRLSFRDLPVRLRWFFLVVGLFALGNSSNQFLILRTKTVGYTIVNTLAVYLLYNIVYGLLSWPAGRIADAIGRKRLLVAGYAVYGLVYVGFAVLGPGNYAWLPWLLFGLYGVYSALTEGLEKAFVADIAPQAQRATFIGLHSTLVGIGLLPASLAAGLLWGLWGPRAPFWFGGVLGLAAALGLALVL
- the acs gene encoding acetate--CoA ligase, which encodes MAQTELFHPPKELVENSNVMAFMKKHGIKDYDDLLKRAENQEWYWAEVAKELEWFKPWDRVLDDSNAPFFRWFIGGKFNITVNCLDRHMKTKAKDKVAYIYEPEPLDQKVERWTYAQLYREVNKLANALKKLGIRKGDRITIFMPMIPQLPIAMLACARIGAVHSVVFSGFSAGSLRDRIQDAEAKVLITADGGYRRGKLVTLKANADPALAECPSIQHCIVFKRAGNEVQMKPGRDLWWHEITAHESDECLPEQLDAEDMLYTLYTSGTTGKPKGIVHVHGGYAVGTYSTLKFVFDIKPADIYWCAADIGWVTGHSYIVYAPLMNGATSVLYEGAPDFPAPDRWWSIIEREKVTILYTSPTAIRMFMRFGEEFPRKHNLTSLRLLGSVGEPINPEAWRWYREHIGGGKLQIMDTWWQTETGTFMISPLPITPLKPGSATKPLPGILADVFDQNGKPVRPNENGFAVLLRPWPAMLRTLYKDPERYKQAYWSRFPGVYLTGDSCTKDEDGYFWFRGRADEVLNVAGHRLGTAEVESALVAHPAVAEAAVIGVPHEVKGDVPKAYVTLKVGFEKTEALKKELIDWVGKEIGAIAKPDSIEFRDKLPKTRSGKIMRRLLKAEALGKEVGDISTLDE
- a CDS encoding OFA family MFS transporter: MGEPRTYNRWLIVVGAILVQVCLGAIYAWSVFRKPLEAELNISPTQASLPFSVVLIFFALATVAGGRLQDRFGPKVVAIIGGILLAAGMILASLARGISMLVAGYGIVSGIGIGFAYVCPIAAGVKWFPDKRGLITGLSVAGFGAGAFFVAPLAAGLIAGTPYNLLGASLFDLPRLGVFPTFRWLGLAYLVLVVLGGLLLRNPEPGYRPAGWNPPAPRPGQAAHADFTSGQMLSTWQFWAIWLMYFAGCAAGLMMIGQTSPIAQELARFDKSVAAIGVSVLAIFNTLGRIFWGRISDSIGRSRTLFLMYLINAVAVFGYFLIPVAPVVFWFAIALVGATFGGYLAIYPAVNADYYGTKYAGVNYGLIFTAYGVGGLLSNIFAPRVKELTGNYNFAFILTGVLCAAAAVASFLLRAPTKRNSK
- a CDS encoding NADP-dependent malic enzyme; protein product: MKLHPFYRGKYQTVPKCCIRNFDDFAIWYTPGVAAPCKDIYAHPEMSFQHTNRANTICVLTDGTRVLGLGDIGPEASMPVMEGKALLFKYLGGVDAVPIALRTKDSDEFIRTAKLLEPSFGGFNLEDIAQPKCFRILDTLRAEMNVPVWHDDQQGTAAVTYAGLVNALKFVGKDIGKVKVAMLGAGASNIAISRVCIKGGVNPGNIIMCDSKGTLHKGRTELQTEFKEKWHMCQISNKWDVRGTIADAMKDADVLIALSTPGPGVVKPEWIKSMAKDAIVFVCANPIPEIWPWEAIEAGARVVATGRSDFPNQVNNSLGFPGIFRGALDVNARTITDEMCIAAALELAKVAEDRGLREDYLVPTMDDWEVFPREAVAVGMKAIEQGVARIKLTRDELMEKATTTIKQARELTQWMMKEGFIPEPPRA
- a CDS encoding YggS family pyridoxal phosphate-dependent enzyme, with the protein product MYGIYTLNMSVAENLRLLEQRIRAACNRAARNRRDVTLVAVAKTRTADEVTEAIQAGVTDIGENRVQEAAAKKPLVRLSANWHLIGHLQTNKVRKALELFSVIQSVDSAHLAYELNRRCEQQNRHVSIFIEVNTSNEPTKFGVRPDELDGLVQEVTRLGRLELAGLMTIGPGWAIEDPEASRPCFQLLRRLRDEMRQRFSIPLPHLSMGMSSDFEQGIEEGATIIRIGTAIFGPRPG
- a CDS encoding metallopeptidase family protein, whose protein sequence is MKTERFAELVEQAVASIPDYFRKRIENVQIDIMPQASPDLARSLGRHPMQLLGVYQGIPYRRRGPWYGNVVPDRILIFQVPIERQCQTEADVRSLVRKVVIHEVGHYFGLSDEELFRLQAEAERAPQTHEADKAGM
- a CDS encoding T9SS type A sorting domain-containing protein, giving the protein MRKLVVLLLAVALGLGLAGTEQWIGPSPCVHYNIPNPEPGIFPQVPELFMPAVDTFKYDDGTPASAWAWQKGGNGWGMKFISPSDNVTLAGALIHFYSGWPTPGGTKALVKVFADDGPGGSPGTQIWASSELTIVRGQWNYVPIGSPVVGSNFYIFYVQVDSYPICPGLSIDAFNNAASHRKWTYSSTDGFAEDARRGEWLIRAVLDWSPQNVNATAMYFASNMPPDTVPGINFYIRTMIKNLGNNPLPVGTPVRVRIAGPQGYTYEDTVNTTTVLNRGQTAQMNFTPAWVIPQTSGNYRITSWVEAAGEQWPADDTITYDLSVARWIEYANFNRLTWLTWGGRERATKFNPATFGLTYPVGLFRMRHQFYLHPSYPWPDSSFTVKVYAGDGSTLLYESDTVEAAPGTPGPIVAVDFDSTLIFNSGEFYISVRPVHTGGHPSSCADDTSNGRSFYGQPGAWTAWTMGEYFTSASCQGGVGVAEGVSPVHEPTLRITNYPNPVCGVATIKWQVPRFQAVSVNLYDATGRLVRNLYSTPRGLLGTVTLDAKQFASGIYLVRLETEDAAVTHKLILEH